One window of Paenibacillus albicereus genomic DNA carries:
- a CDS encoding transposase, producing MTEERRRQHYNEEFKKETVKFIQEQTKSLGDIAEELNIPKSTLHQWLAQYREFEHEPVNNAELIRELKAQLKAKERQISEMEEELAIVKKAVHIFSNPRK from the coding sequence ATGACAGAGGAACGTAGGCGCCAGCATTACAACGAAGAGTTCAAGAAAGAAACCGTAAAGTTCATTCAAGAACAGACCAAGTCGCTGGGAGACATTGCCGAAGAACTGAACATTCCCAAGAGCACGTTGCATCAGTGGCTGGCTCAGTATCGGGAATTCGAGCATGAACCGGTGAACAACGCCGAGCTGATCCGGGAGCTGAAAGCACAGCTCAAAGCGAAGGAACGTCAGATCAGCGAGATGGAAGAAGAGCTGGCCATCGTAAAAAAGGCGGTGCACATCTTCAGCAATCCACGGAAATGA
- a CDS encoding helix-turn-helix domain-containing protein, whose protein sequence is MKMKFNDFWLIKNNTAANTYMDEVAKESNFTGCHKGYTILPHKIHRCYGLNVYEKLILVDIIAYMSDKSQCYPTMEMIARNVGCSSKTVERHIESLAEKKLILVSQSKNNTYYLPNYLQLE, encoded by the coding sequence ATGAAAATGAAGTTTAACGATTTCTGGTTGATTAAAAACAACACCGCCGCTAATACGTACATGGACGAGGTTGCCAAGGAGAGCAACTTTACGGGATGTCACAAGGGGTATACTATCCTGCCGCATAAAATCCATCGGTGTTATGGACTCAACGTTTATGAGAAGCTGATTCTCGTTGATATTATCGCCTACATGAGCGACAAGAGTCAGTGCTACCCCACGATGGAGATGATTGCCCGAAATGTCGGATGCAGTTCCAAGACCGTAGAACGTCACATTGAGAGTCTAGCCGAGAAGAAGCTGATTCTGGTCAGTCAGAGCAAGAACAACACGTACTACCTGCCGAACTATCTGCAACTAGAATAA
- a CDS encoding IS3 family transposase has product MRFQFIEDSRSDFPLKKLCKVMQVSRSGFYKWSQALPSARARLKADIQERIRFHFHDAQRRYGAPKLTVLLRREGYAISERTVSLYMAEMKLRACVSGRFRVSTTDSNHDQPISPNLLNQQFDVEQPNQVWVADITYIPCREGRLYLASVMDLCTREIVGWTLAGHMKAELVLDALEKAYASKGPPAGLVHHSDRGSQYASEAYRSQLEQYGMTASMSRRGICYDNASMESFHSILKKEFVYCTRFLTRKQASQDMYRYIQFFYNRKRIHGSLGYLSPVRFAAGFDGTA; this is encoded by the coding sequence ATGAGATTTCAGTTCATAGAGGACTCCCGCTCCGATTTTCCGTTGAAGAAGTTGTGCAAGGTCATGCAAGTGTCGCGGAGCGGATTCTACAAATGGAGCCAGGCGCTTCCCAGCGCCCGGGCACGGCTTAAAGCGGACATCCAAGAACGGATTCGGTTCCACTTTCATGATGCCCAGCGGCGGTATGGAGCCCCGAAGCTCACCGTGCTGCTCCGGCGGGAGGGATACGCCATTTCCGAACGTACCGTCAGTCTCTACATGGCCGAAATGAAGCTTCGCGCTTGCGTTTCTGGCCGTTTCCGGGTGTCGACGACGGATTCGAATCATGACCAGCCGATCTCTCCGAATCTCCTGAACCAGCAGTTCGACGTCGAACAGCCGAACCAAGTATGGGTGGCAGATATCACCTACATTCCTTGTCGGGAAGGGCGATTGTATTTAGCGAGCGTCATGGATTTGTGCACCCGTGAGATTGTCGGCTGGACGCTTGCAGGCCATATGAAAGCTGAGCTTGTTTTGGACGCGCTGGAGAAAGCCTACGCGAGCAAGGGGCCGCCTGCTGGTCTGGTGCACCATTCGGACCGAGGCAGTCAGTACGCCTCGGAAGCCTACCGAAGCCAGCTGGAGCAGTACGGCATGACCGCCAGCATGAGCCGCAGAGGCATCTGCTATGACAATGCGAGCATGGAATCGTTCCACAGCATTCTCAAAAAAGAATTCGTCTATTGCACGCGATTCTTGACCCGAAAGCAAGCCTCGCAAGACATGTACCGCTATATCCAATTCTTTTACAACCGCAAGCGAATCCACGGCTCGCTTGGTTATCTGTCCCCGGTACGATTCGCGGCTGGATTCGACGGGACTGCCTGA
- a CDS encoding polymorphic toxin-type HINT domain-containing protein — protein MNTNGKYKKIKLLKVISLLILIISITLTGIPWVPGGSIPKADAATVNVSVSPSTFVPVYGGKTTIGWNYQDRPHPTSLEICSVRFNPPTPPPSPAPTPKPGAPVFEPPTPYTRTSLKSISSVGSGQASFAWNGLSSGGQAIEEGSHTVCVVPDDAPQYFNFYQGLSIANPAPPAPAHMQVLPNLYSSQHIVRGIAERGTKVTLEIYYQRRVGYEQVTSDVPVTYEVIIPFDESGKNDGSHLTWAKGFNYSSYFDSQFPISSDNQPAKYVREWQLPVELNKYEIANMTAKVERLGSNPYFNSKDSDNKSPDSEMVRVLRYTAPDWNVNWEALAGYYYRATDVVMMAEKAQLIASDNGIPGQTCSDGNRCAGLIDKGWNLILQDRNRDLQLAGNILPEELEDLTAEKIANREHFPKPSWWDPINMATGDFDFKHTNLSLQAAFPIEFGLSYHSRDTYDGAVGVGWRHSWEWRLERRDKGIIHVTSPDGGVYPYEPRSDGGFIAPLGTYNSLEKLSNGMYQMETPESWVYLFREDGKLVEIRDANKSSVYLRYYGSVLKSIETKGALLTLSYGSGGKISTVSDHSGREVKYRYNELTHDLTSMELADGATISFTYDSNHRMLTITNPEKTSTLVNVYDGQGRVVEQTDFNGRKGTIEYDPANGKTIATDPLGNKKTFYYDSRLRQTGIDYADGTFERFVFDSNDNRTLWTDRNGAQWKYGYDPEGNMTLVTDPLGYSVKMTYNERRQPLTITDSRGYVSEFNYDSHGNLSSTKNALGEKTQFIYNSEGVVTDIINAEGEKSSFTLDEYGFVSVLTDAGNFGQTILRDGLHRVVEQMDSLNLKKKFEYDPRDRIKKIIDELGNTTTYSYDKDSNLVEYEDASGAKTTMTYEFDKVNSIKDALGNIREFDYDALGHLQSVTEPNGLISTYQNDSNGRVTKEWNKDSQTGVTYATEYRYDGNGNLVWQKEPNGGISEFRYDGRNLPVWMKDSVGAQSELFYDGNGNLVQAINDKGHSTFYSYDELNRVAAITSADGNKTTYAYDKAGRVITVNEPGGAKWQSDYDPRGLLVKSTDPNGNTESFTRNSAGFVTVYKDSLQAELAFTYDGLGRVLTKTDPKGGVERFSYDAAGRVETYTDANKNKTQYEYDLLGRLVHVRNALGEVTSYRYDTIGNLIETKTAGGAVTTWSYDAFGRLTKKINAENEKRTYAYDSSGLMSESVDALGKRTTYAYDLQGRITEKRMPNGEVFAYSYDSIGQLIHASTSTNEQSFTYDAMGRISTMQNNTWDKSVRFKYDERGNRTHMTDPEGNTQEYVYDLLNQIKEFTDPDGFKTTFEYDARGAMTKVNRPNGIQSTYAYNDNLQLVSLDHKGERTQSRLEYAYDLAGNITQKAEEDGAKTEYAYDGLNRIQHVQYPQAKDAEILDIYDLPFKQQDRKGSTHSYRDTMVKPPGEVAYTYDSDGNRKTMSADGKTTAYEYDKAGRMVRSGEETFVYDANGNRVQERGNKGLIRYSYDSNDMLEQVLYDDGSKVEYDYDAFLQKIGRKESYPDPRQQPTLLESERATQSTYGESAAFVDNLQEEPVLIEDQTYYLNDGLTIMKEYGEDLEPIAQYYEANGDVLSRKSYRNTLWNVMDDEAPIRKSEAPVRGMLRGDFTYYLNDHLGSVTHLTDRNGETLEQYRYDAFGSLMTPMTPEYNTIGYTGQTIDPKTGLMDYKARWYDSGAGQFTSADTFEGNAFNPLSLNLYTYVINNPLKYVDPTGNQYIIEGATWEEGSTIFKTGANVVVEIANFLVVDDIRTIMNPKSSYFDKGLAIVGLLPVGKIIKGGKIIVKFADKSGKHIERAVEATAKNQAKAHELKLLDDEAFNKGKPTKSGNANKALNQCNCFIAGTKVLTDEGEKPIEEIEVGDKVLAKSEYDSNGELAYKEVTALYRNQRDDIIKLYVGEQVIETTDNHPFWVEGKGWVYADELQVGDKLQKADRSNLTIDKVEFVKLEEPVTVYNFTVADFHTYYVTDLGIWVHNTQCGYKDITVGKSVKNVSTNVTKADFESSLLGDGWTKTVAKDGSATIYSKDGAKYVVRDKSNQGQQTADYYAKGSKAPTTKIRLGSDE, from the coding sequence GTGAATACAAATGGAAAATACAAAAAAATAAAATTACTAAAAGTGATTAGTTTATTAATCCTTATAATTAGTATCACCCTAACCGGCATTCCCTGGGTGCCTGGGGGAAGCATCCCCAAAGCAGATGCTGCAACAGTAAATGTGAGTGTTTCTCCATCGACGTTTGTGCCTGTATATGGCGGGAAAACAACGATCGGCTGGAATTACCAGGATAGACCGCATCCGACATCGCTTGAAATCTGTTCAGTGCGCTTTAATCCTCCGACACCACCGCCATCTCCAGCCCCCACCCCTAAACCTGGAGCTCCTGTATTTGAACCTCCTACCCCCTATACTCGAACATCGCTAAAATCCATATCAAGCGTAGGTTCCGGACAAGCTTCATTTGCTTGGAACGGACTTTCTTCCGGTGGTCAAGCTATCGAAGAAGGGAGCCACACGGTTTGTGTCGTACCGGATGATGCTCCCCAATACTTTAATTTCTATCAAGGACTTTCTATTGCCAATCCAGCTCCGCCTGCACCTGCGCACATGCAGGTTCTCCCTAATTTGTACAGTTCCCAACACATCGTGCGGGGTATCGCAGAACGGGGCACAAAAGTAACACTCGAAATTTATTATCAAAGGCGTGTCGGATACGAACAAGTAACAAGCGACGTTCCGGTTACATATGAAGTCATCATTCCATTTGACGAATCGGGGAAAAATGACGGATCTCACCTTACTTGGGCGAAAGGCTTTAACTATTCGTCTTACTTTGATTCGCAGTTTCCAATCAGTTCGGATAACCAGCCTGCCAAGTATGTCCGGGAATGGCAGTTGCCCGTTGAGCTTAACAAATATGAGATTGCTAACATGACGGCCAAGGTTGAGCGTTTAGGGAGCAATCCTTATTTCAACTCAAAGGATAGCGACAACAAATCGCCGGACTCTGAAATGGTTCGAGTCCTTCGCTATACGGCTCCGGATTGGAATGTAAACTGGGAAGCGCTTGCCGGTTACTACTATCGCGCAACGGACGTTGTAATGATGGCTGAAAAAGCGCAGCTTATTGCATCGGATAATGGAATACCTGGACAAACTTGCAGCGACGGAAACCGTTGTGCGGGTTTGATTGATAAGGGATGGAACCTGATTCTACAGGACCGAAACCGTGATTTGCAGCTGGCAGGCAATATTTTGCCGGAAGAGTTGGAAGATTTAACTGCAGAGAAAATTGCCAATCGGGAACATTTTCCTAAGCCGTCTTGGTGGGATCCGATTAATATGGCGACAGGTGATTTCGATTTTAAGCACACAAATTTATCTTTGCAAGCCGCTTTCCCCATTGAATTCGGACTCTCTTATCATAGCCGAGATACGTACGATGGTGCTGTTGGTGTAGGGTGGCGCCATTCTTGGGAGTGGAGATTGGAACGTCGTGATAAGGGAATTATTCATGTCACTTCTCCAGATGGCGGAGTTTACCCGTACGAGCCCCGTTCAGATGGGGGGTTCATCGCTCCTCTTGGAACCTATAATTCATTGGAAAAGCTTTCGAACGGCATGTATCAAATGGAGACGCCAGAAAGCTGGGTCTATTTATTCCGTGAAGATGGAAAGTTGGTTGAAATTAGAGACGCGAATAAATCTTCGGTCTATCTTCGCTATTATGGATCGGTTCTCAAAAGCATTGAAACGAAAGGAGCGTTGCTCACACTTTCTTACGGTTCGGGCGGAAAAATTTCTACAGTCTCCGATCATTCGGGACGTGAAGTCAAGTATCGCTATAACGAGCTTACCCACGACCTAACATCGATGGAGTTAGCGGATGGAGCTACGATTAGCTTCACTTACGATTCTAATCATCGAATGCTTACTATAACCAACCCAGAAAAGACATCGACCTTGGTTAACGTCTATGATGGTCAGGGTCGAGTCGTAGAACAGACGGACTTTAACGGTAGAAAAGGGACGATTGAATACGATCCAGCCAACGGAAAAACAATCGCTACCGATCCTCTCGGAAACAAAAAAACGTTTTATTATGATTCAAGGCTTCGTCAGACCGGAATTGATTATGCGGATGGAACATTTGAGCGTTTTGTTTTTGACAGCAACGATAATCGGACTTTATGGACTGATCGAAATGGAGCGCAATGGAAGTACGGGTATGATCCAGAAGGAAACATGACACTGGTAACGGATCCTTTGGGCTACTCGGTTAAAATGACGTATAACGAACGTCGTCAGCCGCTTACGATAACAGATTCAAGAGGCTATGTGAGCGAATTTAATTATGATTCTCACGGCAACCTTTCCTCTACAAAAAATGCCCTCGGAGAAAAGACGCAATTCATTTACAACAGTGAGGGTGTTGTTACAGATATCATTAACGCGGAAGGGGAAAAATCGAGCTTTACTCTTGATGAGTACGGTTTTGTAAGTGTTTTGACTGATGCGGGAAATTTTGGACAAACCATCCTTCGAGATGGCTTGCACCGAGTTGTTGAACAAATGGACTCTCTAAATCTGAAAAAGAAATTTGAATATGATCCACGTGATCGAATTAAGAAAATTATAGATGAATTGGGCAATACCACAACGTACTCTTATGATAAAGACAGCAATCTTGTTGAGTACGAAGATGCGTCAGGTGCAAAAACAACCATGACTTACGAATTTGATAAAGTGAATAGCATCAAAGATGCACTGGGGAATATTAGAGAATTTGATTATGATGCTCTTGGCCATTTACAGAGTGTTACGGAACCGAACGGTTTAATAAGTACCTATCAAAATGATTCAAATGGAAGAGTTACGAAGGAATGGAACAAAGACTCTCAGACGGGGGTCACCTATGCGACAGAGTATCGCTATGATGGCAATGGGAACTTGGTGTGGCAAAAGGAACCGAATGGAGGAATATCTGAATTCCGATATGATGGCCGAAACTTGCCGGTTTGGATGAAAGACTCCGTTGGGGCGCAGTCTGAACTCTTCTACGATGGCAACGGAAATTTGGTGCAAGCTATTAACGATAAGGGTCACTCCACCTTTTATTCGTATGATGAACTCAATCGGGTTGCGGCTATTACTTCAGCAGACGGAAACAAGACTACCTACGCCTACGATAAAGCTGGCCGAGTCATTACCGTGAATGAACCTGGTGGAGCGAAGTGGCAATCGGATTATGATCCAAGAGGGCTTCTTGTCAAGTCTACCGATCCTAACGGCAATACCGAATCCTTTACTCGCAACTCAGCTGGATTCGTCACGGTTTATAAAGATTCACTTCAAGCCGAACTTGCCTTCACCTACGATGGGTTAGGCCGAGTCTTGACCAAAACGGATCCAAAAGGAGGCGTAGAGCGCTTCTCTTATGACGCTGCGGGCAGGGTTGAAACTTATACAGATGCCAATAAAAATAAAACCCAGTATGAATATGATCTGCTGGGACGTTTAGTTCATGTTCGAAATGCGCTAGGTGAGGTTACTTCATACCGATATGATACGATTGGAAATCTCATTGAAACGAAAACTGCAGGCGGAGCTGTCACGACATGGAGCTATGATGCCTTCGGTCGTTTGACGAAAAAAATCAATGCAGAGAATGAAAAACGGACGTATGCCTATGATTCATCCGGATTGATGTCCGAAAGCGTGGATGCCTTAGGCAAACGCACGACCTATGCATATGATTTGCAGGGACGGATAACAGAGAAACGCATGCCGAACGGCGAAGTGTTTGCCTATAGCTACGATTCCATTGGACAGTTGATTCACGCTTCGACATCGACGAATGAACAAAGTTTCACGTATGACGCCATGGGGCGAATCTCCACCATGCAAAATAATACCTGGGATAAATCGGTTCGGTTTAAGTACGACGAAAGAGGAAACCGGACGCACATGACGGATCCCGAAGGAAATACGCAGGAATACGTATACGACTTGCTCAATCAAATCAAGGAATTTACGGACCCCGATGGTTTCAAGACGACGTTTGAATACGATGCACGTGGAGCAATGACAAAGGTCAACCGGCCGAACGGAATACAGTCCACGTATGCGTACAATGACAATCTCCAGCTTGTCAGCCTGGACCATAAAGGTGAACGAACGCAAAGCCGGTTGGAATACGCCTACGATTTAGCCGGAAACATCACACAAAAAGCAGAGGAAGACGGAGCTAAAACGGAGTACGCTTATGATGGATTAAATCGAATTCAGCACGTCCAGTATCCGCAGGCTAAAGACGCCGAGATTCTGGATATCTACGATTTGCCGTTCAAGCAACAGGATCGAAAGGGATCCACACATTCTTACCGCGATACTATGGTCAAGCCTCCTGGCGAAGTTGCTTATACCTATGATTCGGATGGCAACCGAAAAACAATGTCGGCAGATGGGAAAACGACCGCTTATGAGTATGACAAGGCAGGTCGAATGGTCCGCTCGGGCGAAGAAACGTTTGTCTATGATGCGAATGGAAACAGGGTTCAGGAGAGAGGGAATAAGGGACTCATTCGCTATTCGTATGACAGCAACGATATGCTGGAACAGGTTCTTTATGACGATGGCTCGAAAGTGGAATACGACTATGACGCGTTCCTGCAAAAAATCGGTCGGAAAGAAAGCTATCCTGATCCGCGCCAGCAGCCTACCTTGCTCGAATCAGAGCGAGCGACACAAAGCACTTATGGAGAGTCGGCTGCATTTGTAGATAATTTGCAGGAGGAACCTGTTCTTATCGAAGATCAAACCTATTACCTGAATGACGGGTTGACGATCATGAAGGAATACGGTGAGGATCTGGAGCCGATTGCGCAGTATTATGAAGCGAACGGCGATGTGTTGTCCCGAAAGTCGTATCGGAATACGTTGTGGAATGTCATGGATGACGAAGCGCCTATTCGAAAAAGCGAAGCTCCTGTTCGCGGGATGCTGCGCGGTGATTTTACCTATTACTTAAACGATCACCTAGGCAGCGTGACCCACTTGACGGACCGTAACGGCGAAACGCTGGAGCAATACCGCTACGATGCGTTTGGTAGTCTGATGACGCCGATGACGCCGGAATACAATACGATCGGATACACCGGACAAACCATCGACCCTAAAACGGGACTCATGGATTATAAGGCCCGTTGGTATGACAGTGGTGCAGGACAATTCACGAGTGCGGATACCTTTGAAGGGAACGCTTTTAATCCTTTAAGTTTGAACTTGTATACGTATGTAATCAATAATCCGTTGAAATACGTAGACCCGACGGGGAATCAGTACATAATTGAAGGAGCGACTTGGGAGGAAGGTAGCACCATTTTTAAAACAGGTGCTAATGTAGTCGTAGAGATTGCCAATTTCCTTGTCGTTGATGATATTAGAACGATTATGAATCCTAAATCGAGTTATTTTGACAAAGGATTGGCTATCGTTGGTTTGCTTCCGGTTGGGAAAATTATTAAAGGTGGAAAGATAATTGTCAAGTTTGCAGATAAAAGCGGCAAACATATTGAAAGAGCGGTAGAAGCTACAGCAAAAAATCAAGCTAAAGCACACGAATTAAAATTACTTGATGACGAAGCTTTTAATAAGGGTAAACCGACAAAGTCTGGTAACGCAAATAAAGCATTGAACCAGTGCAATTGCTTCATAGCAGGAACAAAGGTTTTAACAGACGAAGGGGAGAAACCTATCGAGGAAATCGAGGTAGGGGATAAGGTACTTGCCAAGTCTGAGTACGATTCTAATGGAGAGTTGGCTTACAAAGAAGTAACAGCTTTATATCGTAATCAACGTGATGATATTATTAAACTATATGTTGGGGAGCAAGTCATAGAGACCACCGACAATCATCCGTTCTGGGTGGAGGGTAAAGGGTGGGTCTACGCAGATGAACTTCAAGTAGGCGATAAGCTTCAAAAGGCTGATAGAAGCAATCTGACGATTGACAAAGTAGAGTTCGTTAAGTTAGAAGAGCCTGTTACGGTTTATAACTTTACAGTTGCTGATTTCCATACTTATTATGTGACGGATTTAGGTATATGGGTTCATAATACTCAGTGTGGTTATAAAGATATTACAGTTGGGAAAAGTGTGAAAAATGTTTCAACTAATGTTACAAAGGCGGATTTTGAGAGTAGTCTTTTGGGCGATGGTTGGACTAAAACTGTTGCAAAGGACGGTAGTGCTACCATCTATTCAAAAGACGGTGCTAAATATGTTGTTCGTGATAAATCTAATCAGGGACAACAAACTGCCGACTATTATGCCAAAGGAAGTAAGGCACCTACTACCAAAATTAGATTGGGGTCTGATGAATGA